In a single window of the Silurus meridionalis isolate SWU-2019-XX chromosome 8, ASM1480568v1, whole genome shotgun sequence genome:
- the peli2 gene encoding E3 ubiquitin-protein ligase pellino homolog 2, producing the protein MQNEEQPLIQVNSLMFSPSQEETCAPTKDPVKYGELVVLGYNGSLPNGDRGRRRSRFALYKRVKANGVKPSTVHILNNPQASKAVNCKGQHSISYTLSRNQTVVVEYSHDKDTDMFQIGRSTESPIDFVVTDTVSGGTDGEDSPITQSTISRFACRVVCERNPPYTARIYAAGFDSSKNIFLGEKAAKWKNPDGQMDGLTTNGVLVMHPRGGFTEESKPGVWREISVCGDVYTLRETRSAQTRGKLVDSESNVLQDGSLVDLCGATLLWRTAEGLFHAPTQKHLEALRQELNAARPQCPVGLNTLAFPSMHRSSRALPSIAQQQDKQPWVYLACGHVHGYHEWGHSSEREPNGKRECPMCRTVGPYVPLWLGCEPAFYVDSEAPTHAFVPCGHVCSEKSARYWSEIPLPHGTHAFHAACPFCATQLSLTQGCAKLIFQGPVD; encoded by the exons ATGCAGAACGAGGAGCAGCCGCTTATTCAGGTGAACAGCCTGATGTTTTCTCCGAGTCAGGAGGAGACCTGTGCACCCACCAAAGATCCGGTAAAGTACGGGGAACTCGTTGTTCTCGG GTACAATGGATCCCTCCCGAACGGAGACCGCGGAAGGAGGAGGAGCCGTTTCGCCCTCTACAAAAGAGTCAAGGCCAACGGCGTTAAACCGAGCACCGTACACATCCTCAACAACCCGCAGGCCAGCAAG GCTGTAAACTGTAAGGGCCAGCACAGTATCTCCTACACTCTGTCCAGAAACCAGACTGTGGTTGTAGAGTACAGCCATGACAAAGACACGGACATGTTCCAG ATTGGGCGCTCAACAGAGAGCCCCATTGACTTTGTGGTGACCGACACAGTATCTGGGGGCACAGACGGCGAGGACTCTCCCATCACGCAGAGCACCATCTCGCGCTTCGCCTGCCGGGTGGTGTGCGAACGCAACCCTCCATACACTGCACGTATCTACGCTGCAGGCTTCGACTCTTCCAAGAACATCTTCCTAGGG GAGAAAGCAGCCAAATGGAAGAATCCAGATGGCCAGATGGACGGACTGACGACCAATGGTGTGTTGGTGATGCATCCGCGTGGTGGCTTCACAGAAGAGTCCAAGCCTGGTGTGTGGCGAGAGATATCCGTGTGCGGAGATGTATATACACTCAGAGAGACTCGCTCTGCCCAGACACGAGGCAAATTG gTGGATAGTGAGAGTAATGTGCTGCAGGACGGTTCTCTGGTGGACCTGTGTGGTGCCACACTACTGTGGCGCACAGCTGAAGGGCTCTTTCACGCACCCACACAGAAACACCTGGAGGCACTTCGTCAGGAGTTAAATGCTGCACGGCCCCAGTGTCCAGTGGGGCTGAACACCTTGGCTTTTCCCAGTATGCATCGCTCCAGCCGGGCACTGCCCAGTATCGCCCAGCAGCAGGACAAGCAGCCCTGGGTTTACCTGGCATGTGGGCACGTGCATGGCTACCATGAGTGGGGCCACAGCTCCGAGCGTGAACCTAATGGCAAACGCGAGTGCCCCATGTGCAGGACTGTGGGGCCCTACGTGCCTCTGTGGCTTGGCTGTGAACCAGCCTTCTATGTGGACTCGGAAGCACCTACGCATGCCTTCGTGCCTTGTGGTCATGTCTGCTCAGAGAAGTCGGCCCGCTACTGGTCTGAAATTCCCTTACCGCATGGTACCCATGCTTTCCACGCTGCGTGCCCATTCTGTGCCACGCAGCTCAGTTTAACACAGGGATGTGCTAAGCTCATCTTCCAGGGCCCTGTAGACTGA